The genome window GATCCCGGAGGCAACGTTGTGGTTCACTCGGGCTTCGGTGTGGATTGGAACCTCCGCGGCACTACCCGATGCGGCAAGCTCCTCGAGTTCGACCTGAACGTCCGCGACCTGCTGTTCGGTCGATCCGCCTTGATCTGGCTGGACGACGGTCAACACGTTGACCGGCGCTTCGCTTTGGCCCCCTTTGATGACGAACGCGAGATCGAGAAGTCGCTGCTGGAGTTCGGCGTTGTGCGACAGCGGTAACAGGATGTTGGGATCTCTCGCCCCGCCATTGTCGTCCTCGACATTTCGCTCGAGTGCGAGTTGCGTGGCGTACCGTTCGGTCAGCCACGGGCTCACGAGTGCGGTGACGAGCAACATCAACACGACGGCGTTGAGCACTTCCGGCCCGAACAACCCGGCGTCGAAGCCGACGAGCGTAATCGCCAGCGCAGCCGCCGCCTGTCCAACCGAGAGCCCGAAGATGACCCCACGTTCGTTCGGGGTGTACCCCTGTACGTGCGAAACGGCCCAGGCAGCGCCACCTTTCGCTGCGACCATGATCGTGATGATGACGGCGGCCGTCTGGAGGGTGGCTGGCCCGTCGAAGATGACCCCGAGATCGACGAGCATGCCGACGTGAAAGAGGAAAAACGGGATGAAAAAGGCGTTCCCGACGAACTCGATGCGGTTCATGAGCGTTCCCCCGGTGGGGATCAGCTGATTGAGGGCGATTCCGGCGACGAACGCACCCAGGATCGGCGCGAGATCGAGGAGTTCAGCCAGACTGGCCGCCGCGAAGATGGCGGCCATCACGAACAGGAACTCGAAGTAACTCTCCTCGCTGAAGTTCTGGAAGAACCACCGCGAGGCCGGTGGCAGGACGAACCACGCGCTGCCGAAAAGGATGACCAGCGAGAGGCCGACCTGACCGAACAGCAGGATCGAGAGGTCGCCGTCGACGGCACCCATGACGATCGCCAGCACGATCAGCGCAATTGTATCGGTGAACAGGATGCCACCGAAGACGGCGGTGACGGCCCGGTTCTTCGTCACCCCGAGCCGGTTGACGATCGGGTACGCGAGCAGGGTGTGCGAGGCGAACACCGCCGACAGCAACATCGCCGGCATAAGCTCGAGGCCGAGTACCGTGTGCGTCGCGAACGTCCCGACGGTAAACGGGAGGAAGAAACTCGCCAGGCCGAACAGTGCCGCGTTCTCCGGTGCTTCTTTAAATCCCTGGATGTCGAGTTCCAGCCCGACGGTAAACAGTAAGTAGATCAGACCGACCTCACCGAGCAGTTCGATCGCATCGGAGTGTTCGACGACGCCGAGCGCACCCGGTCCAAGGAGGGCACCGACGATCACGATACCGACGATTCCTGGTTGACCGAACCGCTTGGCTAGCAGCGGCGCGACCAGAAAGACGATCATCGCGATCGTGAAGACGAGCACCGGCTGCTCGAGTGCGAGCCCGAGGACGGCAGGAAGTGGTGTCGCGTTCATTGAGACGGGAGCTCATCGGGAGACGCAAACGGGACCAGCTGACCGTTCAGTACCGGCAAACGAGACGGCGGTCGTGACGGTTCGGTTCGGAACAGGGTTATCGTCGGGTGGAAATGGCCGGACGGGTAATAAAACGTCGGATTTCAGCCCCCGTTCGCCGCAAATGGAAACTTTGGACACGATTACGGATTTGAAACTGGATAACTGAACCATTTCAGGGAATCCACCCGACGAATAGGCGGTTCTATCGGTGACAGAGGCTGTCGGCCCGTCGCTCGTGTTCGCCCACAGTTGCCAGCACTAGCGAGGAGCGGTTCGACTGTCAACCGTTGTCTAACCCTACTGAGCGTTCAGCCACGGATACGGCTCGAGCGGGTGTTCGTACACCCTGCGTTCCTGGCTGTTCGCTTGACATACTCCCGATTCCGTGGGCGTTCAGTCGGATCTTGGGCCGAAATGGGCATCGTTCTGTACGATCGTTCCGTCTCGAGGCACGATGTGGTAGTCGGGGAACCGACCCTCGAAGGTTTGTTTCGACCCCCCAGCGAAAAATTACCACGACGCTACCCGGTTCAGTAGCCCGTCTATAGTAATGATTCGGGCTGTCCGTCATCCACCTATGCCCATGTATCGGTTATCTCACTTGGTCGTCGCTGAACGACGTCCACGGACAGCGTCACCCCCGTCGACGAACGATACCGCCTCCACCGAACCGTCGAGTCTACTGTACGGACGGGTGACCGAGAGCCACCGACGCTCAACCGGTCGGTGATCACGAATGTGTGGGATCATCGGTCACGTCGGAGAGGGTAACGCACTGGAAACGCTGCTGACCGGGCTCGAGAACCTCGAGTACCGCGGGTACGACTCGGCGGGCGTCGCCGTCCAGAACGGCTCCGGAATCGCTGTCGAGAAGCGCTCCGGTGAAGTCGACGAACTGAAAGCTTCGATTCAAGACGTCTCGCTCGAGGGACGTGTCGGCATCGGCCACACGCGATGGAGCACACACGGCCCGCCGACGGACGCAAACGCGCATCCGCATACGGACGAGACGAAAGACGTCGCCGTCGTCCACAACGGGATCATCGAGAACTACGCCGAACTCAGAACGTGGCTCAAAGCGAACGGCTGTGAGTTCACGAGCGATACCGACACCGAGGTCATCCCTCATCTCATCCAGTACTACCTCGATGAAGGGCTGGCCGGCGAGGCGGCGTTCCGAAAGGCGATCGAAGAGCTCGAGGGTAGCTACGCCGTCACGGCGATACTCTCTGACGAACACGTCCTCTATGCGGCCCGGAAGGGATCACCGCTGGTCGTCGGCATCGAGGACGACGAGTTCTTCCTCGCGAGCGACGTTCCCGCGTTTCTCGAGTACACGGACAGCGTCATCTACCTCGAAGACGGCGATGTCGTCGTCGTCGACGAAGACGGAATCGAGTGTACGGACCTCGAGGGGAATCCAGTTTTACGCGAGCCCGAAACTGTCGACTGGGACCCCGAACAGGCGGGGAAAGGCGAGTACGATCACTTCATGCTCAAGGAGATCCACGAACAGCCGACGTCGCTGGCTCAGGCGATCGAGGGTCGGATCGACCCCGAGTTCGGCGATCTCTCCCTCGAGGGGTTTCCTTACGGTGCGTTCGGCGACGTCGACAGTGTTCAACTCATCGCGTGTGGGACATCATATCACGCGGCGCTGTACGGAACGTTCGCGCTCCGAAAGGCCGGCGTTCACGCTACCGCACTGTTGGCCAACGAGTACAGCGTCTCGGCCCCGCCGATCACCGAGGATACGCTCGTGATCGCGGTCACCCAGAGCGGGGAGACGGCGGATACGCTAAGCGCGCTTCGGCAAGCGAACGCCGGGGGCGCACGGACGGTGACCGTCACGAACGTCGTCGGCTCGACTGCCGCCAGAGAGGCCGACGACGCGCTGTTCATCCGCGCCGGTCCCGAAATCGGCGTCGCCGCGACCAAGACCTTCTCCTCGCAGGCCGTCATGCTCACCCTGTTGGCCCAGCGTATCAGCCAGGACCTCCGCGGACGCGGCTCCACCGACCTCGCGTCGCTGCTGCCCGAACTGGCCCGGATGCCCGCCGCCATCGGGTCCGTCCTCGAACACTCTCGGGCGGAGGCGATTGCTGAGCGGTACGACGGAAGCCAGTCGTACTTTTTCATCGGCCGTGGCCTCGGCTACCCGGTGGCACTCGAGGGAGCGTTGAAGTTCAAAGAGATCACGTACGAACACGCCGAGGGGTTCGCTTCGGGTGAACTCAAACACGGCCCGCTCGCGCTCGTCACTCCCGACACACCCGTCTTTGCCGTCTTCACCGGCGAGGAAGACGAGAAAACCCTGAAGAACGCCGAGGAGGCACAGACACGGGGTGCGCCCGTGATCGCCGTCTGTCCCGACGGCCACGCCGCGACGGAGGTCGCAGACGCTCACCTCGAGATCCCCGAGACGGATCCGAGCCTCGCCGGACTGCTCTCGAACGTGCAGTTACAGCTGGTTTCTTATCACGCCGCTGACCTCCTGGATCGGCCGATCGATAAGCCACGAAACCTCGCGAAAAGCGTTACCGTGGAGTAACCGGCTGTTTCTCAGGGCCGGTCCACGGCGTACCATGCTGTGAAATACCAGCAGCGACTGGCTCGAGTGCGTGTCTCGGGACACACAGGACGTAAGGCCACCCCCGTAGCCCCACGTCCAGGGGTGTCCGTCTACTCGACCCACACTCGATAGCGTCGGAATCGGATCTGGAGGGAGTGCGGTGATCGACTGATGACGGTCTACCGATCGATACCCTCCGGTTAAACTAGCCGTCTCCCTGCTTATAAATACGACACTTGATAGCTACGGGCGACGAGCACAGCGAGATCCGATAGCGACAGGCTACAACGACAGCGGGACCCGCTCGCCCGTCTGGCGAGCTATAGTAACCACTGCACGACAGTGCGCACCTGATGGCCAGCCGGATCGGCGATCAGCGTGCAACTCGGTGCAGTGGCTACTATATACCAGTCTGAGTGGCAGTCTCAGTCCACTCTTCGGGCGGTCGACGACCAGCCCTCGAGCACTCGGTCGACTACCGGTCGCGGTCGACGACCTCGCCCGGTGTCGTCGTCGCGCCGGCGGTGAGTTTCAGTCCCGGAGTCAGACTCGAGTTGATCCCGGTTTTGACGCCGTCGCCGACGACGACACCGAACTTGCGCCGGTCGGTCGAGAGGCGATCGCCTTTCACCGCAAATCGGACGTCCCCCCCGTCGTGACGGAGGTTCGCGACGGTCGTCCCCGCGCCGAAATTCACGTCGCGGCCGAGGACGCTGTCGCCGACGTACGAGAGGTGATTGACCGTCGCCCCCCGTGAGAGGACGCTGTTTTTGATCTCGACTGCGTTGCCGACCGACGCGTCCTCGCCAAGCAGCGTCGCCCCTCGAACGTAGGCGTTCGGCCCGACGGTCGCCCCCGACCTGATCAACACCGGCCCCTCGACGACGGCTCCCGGCTTCACCGTCGCACCGGCCTCGACGACGACGGTCCCCCCGAGGTGGGCTGCGTCGCTGACCGTGCCGTCGATTCGACGCTCGAGGTCGCCCAGCTTCCACTCGTTGGCCTCGAGCAGCTCCCAGGGTCGGCCGACGTCCATCCATCGGGCCGTCGTCACCGGCGTGACGGCGAACTCGTCGATGACGCGGGCGAGAACGTCGGTAATCTCGTGCTCGCCGCGTTCACTCTGTGCGACGTCGAGCCAGTCGCGGGCGACGCCGGGGAAGGTATACGCACCGGCGTTCGCGAGGTTCGTCGGGGGATCGGCAGGTTTCTCGACGATGTGATCGATCGTCCCGTCGGCGTCGGTGCGTAACACACCGTACTGTCGCGGATTCTGGACCTCGACCGCACAGACCGCCGGACAGGCGTCGAACAGTCGTTCGATCGCGGCCGGATCGTACAGGTTGTCGCCGTTCAGGACGGCGAACGGCCCCTCGAGGTGCTCGCGGGCGACGCTGACGGCGTGGGCTGTCCCCGCCTGTTCGTGCTGGACGGCGTAGTCGACGGGTCGACCGCGATACTCCGTCCCGAAGTACTCTTTGACCGTGTCCGCTTCGTAGCCGACGACGAGGACGACTTCGTCGGCACCGGCGTCGATGGCTGCGTCGACTGTATGGGCAACGAGCGGTCGGTCCGCCACCGGTAACATCGGTTTCGGCACAGACGCAGACAGCGGTCGGATCCGGGTTCCCTCTCCCGCCGCGAGAACGACTGCTTTCATGAGGCGTGCTACGTCGATACCGCGGATAATTATACGTCAGCTACTGGCCGCCGTCACCCGGTTTCACATCCATTCTCCGGTGCAGGCGGCCGATTCCGCCGACGCGATCGGCCCGCGATCTGGCACTCGTCACGCAGTCGAGTCGCTCCCGGCCGATCCGCGGATCGGTCGGTTTCGCGAACGCCCACGCAGTGATCGGCTCTACGATCGACTTCGGATCGGTCGGTGAGAGCCACCCACGGCCCGAGTGGAGAGGGTAAAACGACGTGTTTCCAGGTAGAAATGTATAATTTCTCGGGTTCGAGTACGTCTCGCTCCCGATACCGGGACAGTCACGTCTGCAGGATTGTCACGGACGTAACGTGAAACTAATCGCTGAAAACTGAGTTATGGAGTCTATATTAAATACCGTTCTGTCGGAATCGCCTGTTGATGTCGACGGAACTGACCGACGCGAAGTGGACGCCGATGACGTCCCGTGAGCATACGAGTGCCCCCCGGTGTGTCAACTGTGGTACCCAGGTAACAAGACAATTCGCTCGCGTGTTCGGCGACAACCGCGATGTCGTCCACGCCTGTCCAGACTGTGCGACGTATCGCGAGATGAAGACCTCCGACTTTATTCCCAAAGACGCCCGATAGCCCCGCTGGCCTCGAGCCCACGAGTGAACCGCCCGTATTCGACGACGGTGGAAGACGGGACGGACGCCACCTCGCTTCTATTCGATCTCCCGTGTTTGAGCAGCCGAGGCGTCTACGACGAGTCCCGTGGCCGTCTCGAAGAGCCGTTTTGCGTCCGACTCCGCTCGAGCCTCCGCGGTGACCCGGATGACGGGTTCGGTCCCGCTGGCCCGGATCAAGAACCAGCCGGTGTCGGTCTCGACGCGAACGCCGTCAAGCGTTTCGACGTCGTCGAATCGGCGATCGACCTGTCGGGTCACCGCCGCCATGGTGGCGCGTTTGTCCGTGACCTCGATCGAGTCGCGTCGGATCGGGTACCGGTCGATCGCGTCGACGAGTTCGGAGAGCGGGCCCTGACTCGCGACCAGTTCGACGAGTTTGCAGGCTGCAAGCGGGCCGTCCGGGCACCGTGTTTCCTCTGGCCAGATCCACGCACCGCTTGGCTCGCCGCCGAAGACGACGTCCGCTTCGGTGGTCCGTTCGGCAACGTAGACGTCACCGACTCTCGTCCGAGTCACGCTAGCACCGACGGCCGCGAGCGCGTCGTCGACGGCGAGACTTGTGTCGACCGGAGCGGCGATGCGATCGCCCGCCCCCGCAGCTCTGCTGGCGAAGATCGCCAACAGCGCGTCTTTCGGCACGAACGTTCCGGTCTCGTCGACCGCCATCATTCGATCGGCGTCGCCGTCGTGAGCGATGCCGAGGTCGGCGTCGGTCTCGCCGACGAACGTCGACAGCGCCTCGAGCGACTCTCTCGTGGGTTCGCTCGGACGACCGGGGAACGCACCGTCGGGCTGGCCGTTCAGCGTTCGGACGTGACAGCCGAGGTCGGCGAGCACCGTCGGTGTCACCCCACCCGCGCCGTTGCCCAGGTCGACGACGACGCTCGGCGCTTCCTCGAGGTCGACGGCCTCACGTAGTTGGGCGGCGTGTTGGGTGCGGGCCGACTCGCGACGGCGTCGCCGTCCCAGTTCGTCCCATCGGGACGGGTCGTAGTCCTCTTCACGGATGCGGCGTTCGATTGCGTCGCGACGGTCGGGACCGAACGCCTTCCCGGACGGTGTCCAGAGCTTGATCCCGTTGTCCGTCGCCGGGTTGTGCGAGGCCGTGATCACGATTCCTGCGTCGGCGTCGTAGCGACCGACCGCCCTCGCGACCGTCGGCGTCGCCTCGAGGCCGACGTCGATCACGTCCGTCCCACACTCACGCAGGCCCGCGGCGACTGCGTCGGCGAGCATCAGCCCGCTCTCTCTGACGTCCCGGCCGAGGACGACCGTGTCGTAGCCTGCAGAGCCGACCGCCCGACCGACCGACAGCGCCAGCTCCGTCGTTACCGTCTCCCCGACGGGACCGCGAATGCCGCTGGTTCCAAACATACGCCTCGATGATGGTCCAGGGGTCCTTACTATGTGGGTATTAACCC of Natrarchaeobaculum sulfurireducens contains these proteins:
- the glmM gene encoding phosphoglucosamine mutase, which codes for MFGTSGIRGPVGETVTTELALSVGRAVGSAGYDTVVLGRDVRESGLMLADAVAAGLRECGTDVIDVGLEATPTVARAVGRYDADAGIVITASHNPATDNGIKLWTPSGKAFGPDRRDAIERRIREEDYDPSRWDELGRRRRRESARTQHAAQLREAVDLEEAPSVVVDLGNGAGGVTPTVLADLGCHVRTLNGQPDGAFPGRPSEPTRESLEALSTFVGETDADLGIAHDGDADRMMAVDETGTFVPKDALLAIFASRAAGAGDRIAAPVDTSLAVDDALAAVGASVTRTRVGDVYVAERTTEADVVFGGEPSGAWIWPEETRCPDGPLAACKLVELVASQGPLSELVDAIDRYPIRRDSIEVTDKRATMAAVTRQVDRRFDDVETLDGVRVETDTGWFLIRASGTEPVIRVTAEARAESDAKRLFETATGLVVDASAAQTREIE
- the glmU gene encoding bifunctional sugar-1-phosphate nucleotidylyltransferase/acetyltransferase; its protein translation is MKAVVLAAGEGTRIRPLSASVPKPMLPVADRPLVAHTVDAAIDAGADEVVLVVGYEADTVKEYFGTEYRGRPVDYAVQHEQAGTAHAVSVAREHLEGPFAVLNGDNLYDPAAIERLFDACPAVCAVEVQNPRQYGVLRTDADGTIDHIVEKPADPPTNLANAGAYTFPGVARDWLDVAQSERGEHEITDVLARVIDEFAVTPVTTARWMDVGRPWELLEANEWKLGDLERRIDGTVSDAAHLGGTVVVEAGATVKPGAVVEGPVLIRSGATVGPNAYVRGATLLGEDASVGNAVEIKNSVLSRGATVNHLSYVGDSVLGRDVNFGAGTTVANLRHDGGDVRFAVKGDRLSTDRRKFGVVVGDGVKTGINSSLTPGLKLTAGATTTPGEVVDRDR
- the glmS gene encoding glutamine--fructose-6-phosphate transaminase (isomerizing), coding for MCGIIGHVGEGNALETLLTGLENLEYRGYDSAGVAVQNGSGIAVEKRSGEVDELKASIQDVSLEGRVGIGHTRWSTHGPPTDANAHPHTDETKDVAVVHNGIIENYAELRTWLKANGCEFTSDTDTEVIPHLIQYYLDEGLAGEAAFRKAIEELEGSYAVTAILSDEHVLYAARKGSPLVVGIEDDEFFLASDVPAFLEYTDSVIYLEDGDVVVVDEDGIECTDLEGNPVLREPETVDWDPEQAGKGEYDHFMLKEIHEQPTSLAQAIEGRIDPEFGDLSLEGFPYGAFGDVDSVQLIACGTSYHAALYGTFALRKAGVHATALLANEYSVSAPPITEDTLVIAVTQSGETADTLSALRQANAGGARTVTVTNVVGSTAAREADDALFIRAGPEIGVAATKTFSSQAVMLTLLAQRISQDLRGRGSTDLASLLPELARMPAAIGSVLEHSRAEAIAERYDGSQSYFFIGRGLGYPVALEGALKFKEITYEHAEGFASGELKHGPLALVTPDTPVFAVFTGEEDEKTLKNAEEAQTRGAPVIAVCPDGHAATEVADAHLEIPETDPSLAGLLSNVQLQLVSYHAADLLDRPIDKPRNLAKSVTVE
- a CDS encoding DUF7563 family protein, which gives rise to MSTELTDAKWTPMTSREHTSAPRCVNCGTQVTRQFARVFGDNRDVVHACPDCATYREMKTSDFIPKDAR
- a CDS encoding cation:proton antiporter; its protein translation is MNATPLPAVLGLALEQPVLVFTIAMIVFLVAPLLAKRFGQPGIVGIVIVGALLGPGALGVVEHSDAIELLGEVGLIYLLFTVGLELDIQGFKEAPENAALFGLASFFLPFTVGTFATHTVLGLELMPAMLLSAVFASHTLLAYPIVNRLGVTKNRAVTAVFGGILFTDTIALIVLAIVMGAVDGDLSILLFGQVGLSLVILFGSAWFVLPPASRWFFQNFSEESYFEFLFVMAAIFAAASLAELLDLAPILGAFVAGIALNQLIPTGGTLMNRIEFVGNAFFIPFFLFHVGMLVDLGVIFDGPATLQTAAVIITIMVAAKGGAAWAVSHVQGYTPNERGVIFGLSVGQAAAALAITLVGFDAGLFGPEVLNAVVLMLLVTALVSPWLTERYATQLALERNVEDDNGGARDPNILLPLSHNAELQQRLLDLAFVIKGGQSEAPVNVLTVVQPDQGGSTEQQVADVQVELEELAASGSAAEVPIHTEARVNHNVASGIVQGSVEVQADQIIVGWDATESFRHRIFGSIIDQVLERTTLPVLISRLGHPINTTRRLFVVVPIGADHHEGFYEAVHLIKRIATGIGAELTVLVVEGSAHQFEQLFDLVEEDVTAEFQSVDRWNQLLPTLEEAAEEDDLVAAVSPRRGDVGWHTELEDLPSRLVELPPESFITIHPRQGEPEYDRQYLRFK